In a genomic window of Strix aluco isolate bStrAlu1 chromosome 3, bStrAlu1.hap1, whole genome shotgun sequence:
- the TTLL2 gene encoding putative tubulin polyglutamylase TTLL2: MEMMADDYDTRDILRPLVFRLHENVPSIVREVLLERGWSEFDEKGQDDADWNLYWRNSPFHMTDHHSIKPWQRLNHYPEAVRITRKDYLARHLKRMKGAYGSALYEFSPVAFIMPNDYVKFIAEYSKERQSVDRKPSYWICKPVDLSRGRGILIFQDIKDLVYDCTVIVQKYISNPLLISGYKLDLRLYVCVTSFCPLTIYTYKEGLVRFATEKFDLSSLDNVYAHLTNTSINKYGASYKKYKEGIGCGCKWTFSKFRSYLRIFGVDDVVLWQKINNIVILTLLAVTPLPVASNCFELFGFDILIDDKFKPWLLEVNYNPALCLDCSIDDTVKRKLLHDIVELLNYKQIDTFRQNQVAGIKAGRRSTAGESATEETPGLLTCQKVAKCASSEQPALQAARASIRKVATLTRRAARAHPRKTLTSQLRERMNMPKIPSQAKAETKNKHFPGAGHSPHKSAPLSCWLPTPDFCNYTLTTRPYFLSDKDQRPIPRVGDFVLIFPFNEAALQASRDGTDIKSIIKEINKLISKQLPLEQQNTKKRVGYLTSV, translated from the coding sequence ATGGAAATGATGGCAGATGACTATGATACAAGAGATATCTTGAGGCCATTGGTGTTCCGTCTCCATGAGAATGTCCCTTCAATAGTCCGTGAGGTTTTACTGGAACGCGGCTGGTCTGAGTTTGACGAAAAGGGACAAGATGATGCAGACTGGAACCTGTACTGGCGGAACTCACCTTTCCACATGACAGACCACCACAGCATTAAACCATGGCAGAGACTCAACCACTACCCGGAAGCTGTCCGGATCACCAGAAAAGACTACTTGGCAAGGCATCTGAAACGTATGAAAGGAGCATATGGATCAGCTCTGTATGAATTTAGTCCAGTGGCATTCATCATGCCCAATGACTATGTCAAATTTATAGCAGAATATAGCAAGGAGAGACAGTCAGTAGACAGAAAACCTAGCTACTGGATTTGCAAGCCTGTGGATCTCTCCCGTGGAAGGGGCATACTCATTTTCCAAGACATTAAAGACTTAGTATATGACTGTACAGTCATTGTGCAGAAGTACATTAGCAACCCCTTGCTCATTTCAGGTTATAAACTGGATCTGCGCCTTTATGTGTGTGTCACCAGTTTTTGCCCCCTCACCATTTACACTTACAAAGAAGGACTGGTGAGGTTTGCCACTGAAAAGTTTGACCTCAGTTCTCTGGACAATGTCTATGCCCACCTAACAAACACCAGCATCAACAAATATGGAGCCTCATATAAAAAGTATAAAGAAGGGATTGGCTGTGGCTGCAAATGGACATTCAGCAAATTTCGTTCTTACCTTCGAATATTTGGGGTTGATGACGTGGTCCTCTGGCAGAAGATCAATAACATAGTGATTCTCACCCTCCTGGCTGTAACCCCCTTACCCGTGGCTTCCAACTGCTTTGAGCTCTTTGGCTTTGACATCCTGATTGATGACAAATTCAAGCCATGGCTTTTAGAAGTCAACTACAATCCAGCCTTGTGTTTAGACTGTTCCATTGATGACACTGTGAAAAGAAAACTTCTTCATGATATTGTTGAACTGCTGAACTACAAGCAGATTGACACTTTCAGGCAAAACCAAGTGGCCGGGATAAAGGCTGGCAGAAGGAGCACAGCTGGTGAGAGTGCCACAGAGGAGACTCCTGGCTTACTCACTTGCCAAAAAGTGGCTAAATGTGCTTCTTCTGAACAACCTGCTTTGCAGGCTGCAAGAGCATCAATTCGTAAGGTGGCTACCCTGACTAGGAGAGCTGCCAGAGCACATCCAAGAAAAACACTGACTTCCCAGCTGCGGGAAAGGATGAACATGCCAAAAATACCCTCCCAAGCAAAAgctgaaactaaaaataaacacttCCCTGGAGCTGGGCATTCTCCACACAAGTCTGCCCCACTCAGCTGCTGGTTACCTACACCTGACTTCTGCAACTACACGTTAACCACACGCCCCTATTTCCTCTCCGATAAAGACCAGAGGCCTATCCCCCGCGTAGGAGATTTtgtccttatttttcctttcaatgaAGCTGCACTTCAagcttccagggatgggacagaTATAAAGAGCATcataaaggaaataaacaaattaattagcAAACAGTTACCATTGGAACAGCAGAACACAAAGAAAAGGGTAGGCTACTTAACTTCTGTGTAA